The Geitlerinema sp. PCC 9228 genome contains the following window.
AAATCCCATATAAAGATCGTTTTGTTTCAAGTTTGGCAAGGTTTGTAGGGGCTTTGATGGTGCCCCTACTGGCAATGCATTGGAAAAATACTGCATTATTTGTTTAATTGGCTTTTTCCATACGTCGAATGTCATCCAGAGAGGATTCATCCGCAAAATCTTCGGGAACATCGGGAGAAAATTCCACCGTAACTTCGATGTTAATCAAGTTATCCGAGTTATTTTCCTCTTCAGGAAATATTTCGACATCAGCTTGAGTTCTAAATTTTCCTGGTTGCCATCCGCTGCTGCCAATTTATAGAAGCTTACAGGGAATTCCAGTTTCAGAAGACTGCCAATGAAAAAATAATCGACCGTAATCCATTTTTAGTTCTTTAGCATACGTAGAGCGTATGTCTGGCATTGCAAACTGGTACTTTACTGGATTGGGATTTCTTTTTCTGAAAATATATTGAATCAAACGTTCCCGTAAGTCTCTTTGTACAGATTTGCGAAAATCGCTAATTTTAAATGTATGTTCTTCAACGACAGTTATGGCTCATATATGGCTCTCCTTTCGATCCAAAACTTGCAATTTTCCGTAGGGGAAACCTGCTGCTGGAGGTTCCTTTTGTCGGAGCAGAAACAGGCGCACTACCCCAAGATTTTGTAGTCTATATATAGCAATTTCACCTCAAATATAAACGGAATATGTCTAGACATTTGGAACCCCTGTAGGGGCAGTTCGCGAACCATCCATACTAATTATACCATTTCTGAAAAACAACGATTGTCTGGAATTTCTCAATTGCCCTGGTAGGGGCGCTCACGCGTTGCGCCCCTACTACTCACGCGTTGCGCCCCTACAAAAATGCCTCTATTATCTCTTGCATATTATTAAGGAAATGGTATTAATTGTATCCTATAAACGCCAAGTGAAAATGCTATACATCGGATTCTGTACGACTGATTTTCAGGGAAAAAGGGGATAAACCGAAAGCAATATCCCCTCTATGGTAAACCATCTATTCAAAAATTTCTACATCAATGGAATCGTCTTTAGCAGTATTCTTGCCATTGTTTTCCGTTCCATCGTCATATTCCGAATCTTGCAGTTCTCCTTTTATATCCACAAATTCTTCTGGAAATTCTTCCACATAGAAATCTCGATTCCAATCTAGATTCGGCAAGCGATCGCGTTCCAAACCAAATCCTTGCAAACATTCATTGATACCAGCGATAGCTGCATTATAAGTTTGCACTGCGGTCAAGAGTTCCGCCTGCCGGTTTTCATTTCGTTGTAACTGTTCCCGCGCCTCTTCCTCTAAAGTTTGTTCTAAATTTTGGCGGGCAATATTGTACTGCTGTATAATAGAAGTATTCAACTTATCTGCCAGTTCCAAAACATCCCGTTTCAGATTCTGGACGATAATTTGCCGAAAGTTCTTTTGGATAGTTTGCTTTACCTTCGGTTCAAAATCTAGCTTCAACAACTGGCGAATACCGGGTTCTTCTTTTTTCAAAATTTCGCAGTCGTAAGATTGGGAAGTTTCCTGCAAAACTTGACGAAATTGATAGAGAGAAAAAGTACCCTCGTCATAAAAACGTGGACTTTCCCTCACGTAGCGATCGCACTCTTTGGAAGCATCGCTGCGAATATTGTTTTTTACCCGCTCTTCTAACTGCTTCAGCGACATACCCACACCAGCATCACCATTCATCAGATAGTACAATTCCCGATAATAATCTTGATGGTAAACCCCCTCTGACAAACGCTGGAAAAAGTTTTCCACAATGCGCTGCGATTCTGTTGCCAAAACCTCTTCCAACGCATCCGCTAGGTAGTAAAAAGCTTCCACCAAAACCGCTAGCAAAGGCACTGTCGAATGGCGAGTATTGTTATCTTGCGCGCGCCGGCAAGCATTTTCCACCGAGAAACTTTGTAAAAGTTCGTCTAACTTGCCCACCATTTTAATCTTTAACTGGCGGAAATCTTCCTCAAATTCCCGGGATTGATTGGCAGTCACGTTGTTAACTTCTTGATGGAAATGCTGTTGAAGTTCATTTCCCAAATCTTGTAGCTGTTCGTTCAAGCCTTCCAGACGTTTGGATTTGATGCCTTCAACTTCCTTCGGCTGGCTTTCTAAATCTCGGTAGGTTTCTAAAAACCAATTGCGCAAAGCCACACACAAAGGTCGCAGGTCATCTGCCAAATCTCGGAATAGTTGTGGTCGTTTTTCTTCGCGCAAATAGCGTTGGATTTCCTGTTTGAAATCTTTAATACCACTATCGGCAATTAATTGATCTAAAAGTGGTGCCCCCCATTCTTGTAAAATCCGTACGTAGTTTTCGTTGGGAGATTCGTAGCTGCGAACGGAAATCTCAAAATGTCGGGGAAGTTTGCCGGAATTGCTGCAATAATTGTTGAAGGCATAAACAAATTGGGGCGTATCTTCTTTGATTTCGCCGTTGCCGTTAACGGTTTCGGCAAAGATGGAATCCAAACCAAAGCGATCGCTATCTCCTTTTTGGCGAACTTTCTCTAAAATTTGCGTTCCCCAAAATCCCAACAAAGCACTGGTTTGATAGACCCGAGAAGTATCGTCAAATTGTTCGGAAATTAACTGCTGCAGGCGCTGGCGTAGTTGTGTGTTGTACCAGGTTTCGTCAATGCGGTTGAAAACATAAAAAACGCGATCGCGAATACCAGGATTTTCCCGAATATTTTCCAACAATTCGGTTTCTTCGCTGGTCATATCCCCTTCAGAAGCAGCTTTCAAAACGCAAATCACTGCTGAGGTATCCGCGGCTTTGATTTTTTTATAGGTCAAGTCGCGATCGCTTTTAACCGGCGCATCAATTCCCGGCGTATCGATAATCACATTACCATCTTCTAATAAAGGATGGTGGCAAAAATATTTAATGCGCTTCAAAACCGCACTATTGCTACCCCGCTTGGCATAGGATGCCGCCTCTTGCAAGTTGGCAAAATTAAATTGCTGCATGGAGTAGCAATTGTTTTGGGTAGCATGGATGTGTTGGTAATTCTTTTCAAACCCTTCCAAGAGCAACCGCAAAGCATCTGCTTGTTTGGCGCGTTCGGATTTGCTTTTTCCTCCTTCTTGGTCTTCGATTTGCTGGGCTTTCTGTTTTAAAACTTGGCAAATTTCGGAATTGTCAATTTGCGAAACTCCCGCAGCAGAAATATTCAGACGATGGCACAAAGCTTCTACCTGTTCGCCAACTTCTTTTTGACTAAGAAAGGTTAGTTCCACCCTTTCTTCGTCTGGCGAGGCATTGGCAATATAGCATTCGGTTCCCGTGGCGTGACCTTCGGCGCTATACAGCAGTTCCCGACCCAGCAAAGCGTTGATAAGCATCGATTTGCCGGCGCTAAAAGAACCAGAAAAGACAATTTTAAATTCTGGGGAAACTGCTTTGTCGCGACTGCGTTTGGCAGCTTCGATATCTAGGTTTTTCCAGGGTTTCGGTTCGTTTTCCAGTAACTCAAACAGGGAATTGACCTGACTTTCCAGGTTCTGACAGGATTCTGGCATGGTAGACATAGAGGTTTTTTCATACAACCAACTCATCCACTGCTAATGTGCCCAGATGCTCGCTTCAGATCTCAGGAATTTATCGATTGTTTGAATATTGTTTTTCAGTGGGGATTGGCTGGGGGCAGATCCTGGCAGGAAAGGTTCGGTTGCTTCCCACTGGCGATCGGGCAACAATAGAAGAAATGTCAATTCTCTAAAGCGTCTCGATAAGAAAATTTTTTTACTGCTATGGTATTGCCGTCACAACCGACAACCACTGCTTCCCATCCGCAAACAGCCACCAGCCAAACCACGTCTCGCCGGCTAGACTACGATATTGTCATTGGTGGTGGTTCGATTGTGGGATTGACCGTTGCTTGCGGGTTAAAAAATTTGGGATGGAAGATTGCCATCATCGAACCCAAACCGCAATCTGCTACGGCAGCAAATGGTCAAGCTTATGCCATTACCCTGCTTTCGGGGAAAATTTGGCAAAGTTTGGGGGTTTGGCAGGAGATTTTGCCGCGAATCAATACGTTTCGAGAAATTCGCTTATCCGATGGCGACTATCCTCGTTTTGTTTCTTTCTATCCCGAAGATATTGGTATGGAAGCTGGCGATCGCTTAGGATATGTTGCGGAACATCGCGTACTTATAGAAGCTTTACAAAATTCCCTCAACCAAGCCGATAATGTCACTTGGTTGTGCCCCGCTGCTGTCGAACAAGCAACTTACCACTCCGATCGCGTAGAAGTTGCGGTTGCTGCCGAGGGAAGCCGCTATACCATCAACGCGCGTTTGTTGGTAGCCGCCGATGGCAGCCAGTCACCCCTGCGTCGCGCCGCCAATATTCCCACCCACGGCTGGAAATACTGGCAATCCTGCGTGGTAGCCACTATCAAGCCGGAATTTCCCAACCCCCACATTGCCTACGAACGATTTCGCCGCAACGGTCCTTTTGCGATTTTACCGGTTGCTCGCGATCGCTGCCGGATTGTTTGGACAGCCCCCCATCAGGAAGCCCAGCGCATTGCTAGTTTGAATGACGAACAGTTTCTGGCAGAGATCGCCTTGCAGTTTGGCAACCATATGGGGCGCTTGCAAGTAGAAGGAAAACGTATGCTATTTCCCGTACAGCTCATGCACAGCGATCGCTACGCCGGGCATCGGCTGGCATTGGTAGGAAACGCCGCCCACGCCTGTCATCCTGTTGGCGGTCAGGGGTTAAACTTGGGAATTCGCGATGCCGCTGCATTGGCTCAGGTTTTGCAAACCGCCGCCCAAAACGGAGAAGACATTGGCGATATTTCGGTATTACAGCGCTACGAACGCTGGCGCAAGCAAGAAAATTGGTTAATCTTGGGAATGACGGATTTGCTCAACCGTGTTTTCTCCAATCAGTGGTTGCCGTTGGTGGCGACACGTCGCTTGGTCTTGGAAGCCATGCGCCAGTTACAGCCGTTGAAATCCCTATCGTTGCGGATGATGACTGGTCTGAGCGGACGCCCACCTCTATCGGTACGAGAATTGCTGCATTTTTGATATCATGGCAATCGTACGATTTGCGGTGGATGCCTGTGCCTTTTCCGAAACATAGCTTGTGGCAACGAAAATGGTTGGCTGGTCGCCGATGGATGGCATTTTGGTTGCCCTTTGTCTTGGGTTTGTTGCTATCAGTGGCTAGCGTGTTGGTATTTCCTCACAGCCAAAATTCGGCGGCTACGGCTTCTGCCGCTACGACAGTACCCCAAACAACCATTGCCCAGACGGGTCAAGGCCTTTGGGATTTGGTTCGCGATCGCGCTGCTAGCCAGCCAGATGAGGAAACCAGCTCCCCAGTGATTCTCGATGGTAGGCAAATTTTCCGAGTTACTGCTTCCGGTCAGTTTACCGCCGAAGAACGTGCGGAATTGATTACTTCTCGCTTGGAGGAAGTGGCCATTTCTCTGGCTTCTTTTCAGGTGGAAATTGAGGAGCGCAACCAGCTACCTACGATTCTGGTGAACGACCGCTATTTGCTTACGGTCACCGAACGAGATGCGCAAGTGGGTAGAACCCCTGAAGAACAAGCGCGGGCTTGGACAAAAGAGATTCGGTTTGCTTTGCGTCAGTCACAGCGGGAACGTTCTGGGGGGTTTCTACGTCGCACTCTATTGCTGGCTACGGGGATTTTCGCAGCAGCGATCGCGGCGAGTTGGTTGTTGAAAAAATTATGGGAAAATCAACTGCGGCAGCTGCTCCAATCGACGACCAATACAGAAAATAGCGAAAACGGCGAACTCAGCCCCATTTGGGAACACCTACTGCACATTTCCCTCGCGATCGCGCGGCTGATTCTTTGGGTGAGCGTTATTTTTTACATAGCCAATTTATTCCCTTGGACGCGCCAGTGGTCCTACCGCTTGTTACAAACCCTCAATGCCACCTTTGCCGCTCCCATTCTCACTTTGGGGCAGACTTCCTATTCTCTCATTGACTTGCTGATTTTGGTGGTCTTGCTAGTGGGATTGGTGGTATTTGCCAGTCGCGCTTCCGAATTTCTCCGCCACCGGGTTCTTGCTATTCCCGGCATCAACCGCGGCGCGCAAGAACTGCTGGCGATTCTCACCAAATATGGGTTAATTTTCCTGGGTACGGTGATTTTGCTGCAGGTTTGGGGATTGGATCTGAGTTCCATTACCATCTTAGCCAGTGCCTTGGGGGTGGGGATTGGTTTTGGCTTGCAAGATATCGCCAAAAACTTTGGCAGCGGTTTGGTGTTAATGTTTGAGCGCCCCATCCAAGTCGGAGATTTTGTGGCGGTGGGGGATTATATTGGTACGGTGGAACGCATTGGTGCCCGCAGTACCACTATTCTGACCATCGATCGTATTTCGATTATTGTG
Protein-coding sequences here:
- a CDS encoding KGK domain-containing protein; translated protein: MINIEVTVEFSPDVPEDFADESSLDDIRRMEKAN
- a CDS encoding FAD-dependent hydroxylase; protein product: MVLPSQPTTTASHPQTATSQTTSRRLDYDIVIGGGSIVGLTVACGLKNLGWKIAIIEPKPQSATAANGQAYAITLLSGKIWQSLGVWQEILPRINTFREIRLSDGDYPRFVSFYPEDIGMEAGDRLGYVAEHRVLIEALQNSLNQADNVTWLCPAAVEQATYHSDRVEVAVAAEGSRYTINARLLVAADGSQSPLRRAANIPTHGWKYWQSCVVATIKPEFPNPHIAYERFRRNGPFAILPVARDRCRIVWTAPHQEAQRIASLNDEQFLAEIALQFGNHMGRLQVEGKRMLFPVQLMHSDRYAGHRLALVGNAAHACHPVGGQGLNLGIRDAAALAQVLQTAAQNGEDIGDISVLQRYERWRKQENWLILGMTDLLNRVFSNQWLPLVATRRLVLEAMRQLQPLKSLSLRMMTGLSGRPPLSVRELLHF
- a CDS encoding dynamin-like GTPase family protein encodes the protein MSTMPESCQNLESQVNSLFELLENEPKPWKNLDIEAAKRSRDKAVSPEFKIVFSGSFSAGKSMLINALLGRELLYSAEGHATGTECYIANASPDEERVELTFLSQKEVGEQVEALCHRLNISAAGVSQIDNSEICQVLKQKAQQIEDQEGGKSKSERAKQADALRLLLEGFEKNYQHIHATQNNCYSMQQFNFANLQEAASYAKRGSNSAVLKRIKYFCHHPLLEDGNVIIDTPGIDAPVKSDRDLTYKKIKAADTSAVICVLKAASEGDMTSEETELLENIRENPGIRDRVFYVFNRIDETWYNTQLRQRLQQLISEQFDDTSRVYQTSALLGFWGTQILEKVRQKGDSDRFGLDSIFAETVNGNGEIKEDTPQFVYAFNNYCSNSGKLPRHFEISVRSYESPNENYVRILQEWGAPLLDQLIADSGIKDFKQEIQRYLREEKRPQLFRDLADDLRPLCVALRNWFLETYRDLESQPKEVEGIKSKRLEGLNEQLQDLGNELQQHFHQEVNNVTANQSREFEEDFRQLKIKMVGKLDELLQSFSVENACRRAQDNNTRHSTVPLLAVLVEAFYYLADALEEVLATESQRIVENFFQRLSEGVYHQDYYRELYYLMNGDAGVGMSLKQLEERVKNNIRSDASKECDRYVRESPRFYDEGTFSLYQFRQVLQETSQSYDCEILKKEEPGIRQLLKLDFEPKVKQTIQKNFRQIIVQNLKRDVLELADKLNTSIIQQYNIARQNLEQTLEEEAREQLQRNENRQAELLTAVQTYNAAIAGINECLQGFGLERDRLPNLDWNRDFYVEEFPEEFVDIKGELQDSEYDDGTENNGKNTAKDDSIDVEIFE
- a CDS encoding mechanosensitive ion channel domain-containing protein, coding for MPFPKHSLWQRKWLAGRRWMAFWLPFVLGLLLSVASVLVFPHSQNSAATASAATTVPQTTIAQTGQGLWDLVRDRAASQPDEETSSPVILDGRQIFRVTASGQFTAEERAELITSRLEEVAISLASFQVEIEERNQLPTILVNDRYLLTVTERDAQVGRTPEEQARAWTKEIRFALRQSQRERSGGFLRRTLLLATGIFAAAIAASWLLKKLWENQLRQLLQSTTNTENSENGELSPIWEHLLHISLAIARLILWVSVIFYIANLFPWTRQWSYRLLQTLNATFAAPILTLGQTSYSLIDLLILVVLLVGLVVFASRASEFLRHRVLAIPGINRGAQELLAILTKYGLIFLGTVILLQVWGLDLSSITILASALGVGIGFGLQDIAKNFGSGLVLMFERPIQVGDFVAVGDYIGTVERIGARSTTILTIDRISIIVPNSRFLETEVTNWSYQNPVSRYRVPVGVAYGSDTKTVRQVLLDAAKEHPNVLSHPEPTVLFKGFGNSSLDFELLVWCGEPTLQYRLKSDLYFRIEELLNQNHIEIPFPQRDLHVRSGNLPVTLSSQLEETLVRLLDNLNRDRWENGK